The Mucilaginibacter sp. PAMB04168 genome contains the following window.
TTGACCTGTCGCCGGATCATATAGGCATAACCGACTACTTAACCCACAAAGCCAATCTTGATAGTATTATACGGCCATCGGGCATCCCTTACCTGGATATTATAGGAAGCGGTGAAATTTCGAGTGAGCCATCAGAATTATTGGAAAGCAACAAACTAGCCGAACTGATTGCCGAACTACGCGAACGTTATGACGACGTAATCATTGATTCTCCGCCCTTGCACCTGGTAACAGATGCTATGATTATATCTAAACTGACGGATATTAATCTTTATGTAATCAGACAAGGGTATACCGGTAAGGAAGAGCTCACCTTTATCAAAGAGGTTAACGATAGTGAAAAGATAGCTAATTTGAATTTGGTATTCAATGGCATTCGCACTAATAAGTACGGCTATGGTTACCGCTATGACAACAGCTACTATTCTGAGCCACAAAAAGCAACATTTACGGGTTCGTTTAAACGCTTTATGAGCCGGTTTTAATTACCGGCCATTTACTTATTTAACAATATACTGTTTGATATTTTTCAATGTCGGATAAATTGATTTTCATTTTACCGGGCATAACCTTACTGCTGTTCTTTATTAACGTTTTTTATAAAGGGAATACAGTACAATCATGCCTGTTATTCATCCTAACTTTTTTGCCCCTCATGGATCTCAAAGTAACCATTGAGGCCTGGGGTGGCTTTAAAGTGTTTGATTTTATTTGCCTTTACTGTCTTGTGTTCCTGCTTAAGGAGTTTATAACCATCAACCTGAATGTAAATAACAACCTTTACTTTTTGCTATTCCTGCTACTCGGCATTGTTACGCTTATAGGTGGCCTGGCATCTGAGTTTCCGGATAAAACATACCTTAACGTAGTAAAAACATGCACCATATTCATTTTTGGCCGGTTTTTGCTAACTGAGATTTATAAAGACCCAACGTTTCATTACCGGGCCATAAAAGCGTTAAAGGTTGCGTATTTCGTTTCGCTGGCTTTCCTGCTTTTGCAGGTAGTTGTAGGGCTTAAACTTACCTTCTATCCTTCACTGGCACCAAACACAGTCGACCCGGTATTTAAGACGATACGTTACCCCGGCGTATTTTACGATTCGCAGGCCAGCGGTCAGTTTCTGGCTATGGGCAGTTTTTTATTTTTATACTTTGAGAAAAACGCACCACGTAAAACAGCCGTACTTAACTACCTGGTATTTGCCATTGCCGTTGCAGGTGTAATACTGGCCGGCAGCCGGGCTGCATTAGGGGGCCTTGTTTTAGGTTTGGTTGTTGTAATCATGCTTGGGTCAGCCCAGTACCGGTTATACGGTAGCATTGTAATAGGCGCGGGTTTAATTGCTTACCTGGTATTCACGCCCTCATCAGGCATCTTTGAACGGGCTGGCAGTATTTCTGAAGACTACTCATTCCGTGCCTCTATTTGGAAAGAAGCTTTACAAATTGCTAAAAAGCACCCTTACCTGGGCATTGGCAGTAATAACTATCAGAACTATATTATGCGGCACGTACAGGATCAGTACCTGGAGGTGGAAAACAACGAGCTGGTTTACTTTACACAGCCCGAGAACGGCTACCTGAAAATTATGGTTGAACTGGGTTATACAGGCTTTGCCATATTTGTATTGTTTTTGGCCATACCTATCCTTAAAGGGTTCATTAACTTTTTTACAGGCGTGTACGACCGGCGTGTTTTATTGTTGATTGCGGCGCTCATTAGCTGGATGGTTGCCTTTTACACTGTTTATACTATATCCGAATTTCGGCTACTCATCATGATAACAAGCATGCTTATCCTGATTATATCATTCCCACGAAACGATTACGATGCTAACAGCGCAGCCTGAAAAGAAAAATAAGCTCTTGCAATCATCGCTGGTTAAAAACAGCGCTTGGGGAATTATTGCCAATATTTTACAAATTGTATTTGTATGCCTTTTTTTCGCCATAGTAGCACGCAAGTACCATCCTGATGAGTTTGCCCGGTTTTTAATATCGAATACGGTATATCAAATCGTAGCAGCATTTTCATCGATGGGTTTGGGTCAGTGGTTTATTAGGCAGTATGTATTGGAGGATGATAAGCTATCATTTACCAGTAAGTTTTTGAAAATGCAGGCAGGCCTCGGCCTGCTGTTTATGGTGGTAAACATACTGCTTGCACTGGTTATATATCCTGATGCGCAGATTCGCATCTTATGCTTTATACTGGGTACCAACATCATTTTTGACAATTTTATTAATGCAATAAAAACCTTGAACATAGCAGAGGGTGAGCAAAAGAAGACGGCAGTCATCTTAGCGGCCGACGGCTTTTTAAAATTACTGGTAGGCTGCCTTCTGTTCATTTATCCTCTAAGCACCGTGGTGTTATCGGTATTGATGATTGTGGTACGTCTGTTAACGGTAAGCTTGTTCATTAAAGTAGGCTCATCAAACAGCATTAGTTTAAAACTGCTTTGGCAGGCGCAAATCGTATGGGAGGATGTGAAACAGCTGGTTGTTAAAAACTGGCAGTTTATGGTGATAGGCAGTATCTCTATTATTTACTGGAAAATTGGTAACATCATCATCTCCAAACAACTAAGCCTCGCCAATGTGGCCGATTATGAAATTGCTTTTCGCATTTTCTCTGTACTACAGATTGTACCGGTAGTAGCGGCATCAACGGTTTATCCGCAATTTATTAAATATTACAACGAAGGCAGGCAGGCAGATCTAAAGGGCTTCTTTCATAAGGTTTTTATGTTGTATACTGCTTTTGCGGTCCTATCGTATGCCTTCATCTACGCATTTTCTGGGCTCATTGTGCCTTTAGCGTTTGGTAATAATTATCCGGGTGCGGCACTTTGTATGCAGCAAATGTTTTTAACCTTTCTGCTGTTGCCTACGGTTATTTTACAAGCCAACATTATTGTAGCCATCGGGCTCGAGAAATTGGATATGTGGTTTAATCTGCTAAGCTTAGTTATTAATGTGATTGGCTGCTTAATTGGTTTACACTTTTACAAGGAGCTTTACATAGTGAACTACTCCATATTCATATCTTTCTTTGCATTTCATGTGCTGCAAGATGTATCGCTTATACGCCGTAAAATAATGACCGTGAGCCATTGCCTGCTATTTTACGTCATTTTATTAGGAACCATTGTAAGCTGCTGGTATTTCAGCTCTATAATGAACCCTTACTTGTTTTTTGTATGTTTTGCTGCAATTTTAACGCTTGTATTTATGTTATACGCCTTTGGGCAAAAACGATTAAATGCAGGCGGGCTAATTAATGAAATTAAACTGTAAGCCAACATGCCTACCCTATCTGTAATTGTACCGGTTTATAATAAAGAGCAATACATTGCCGCTTGCATTCAATCCATCTTGGATCAAACATTTACCGATTTTGAACTTATTTTGGTTAATGATGGCTCAAAAGATGATAGCGCAGCCATTTGCCAGCGCTTTGCCGAAACAGATAAACG
Protein-coding sequences here:
- a CDS encoding O-antigen ligase family protein; amino-acid sequence: MDLKVTIEAWGGFKVFDFICLYCLVFLLKEFITINLNVNNNLYFLLFLLLGIVTLIGGLASEFPDKTYLNVVKTCTIFIFGRFLLTEIYKDPTFHYRAIKALKVAYFVSLAFLLLQVVVGLKLTFYPSLAPNTVDPVFKTIRYPGVFYDSQASGQFLAMGSFLFLYFEKNAPRKTAVLNYLVFAIAVAGVILAGSRAALGGLVLGLVVVIMLGSAQYRLYGSIVIGAGLIAYLVFTPSSGIFERAGSISEDYSFRASIWKEALQIAKKHPYLGIGSNNYQNYIMRHVQDQYLEVENNELVYFTQPENGYLKIMVELGYTGFAIFVLFLAIPILKGFINFFTGVYDRRVLLLIAALISWMVAFYTVYTISEFRLLIMITSMLILIISFPRNDYDANSAA
- a CDS encoding oligosaccharide flippase family protein, whose translation is MLTAQPEKKNKLLQSSLVKNSAWGIIANILQIVFVCLFFAIVARKYHPDEFARFLISNTVYQIVAAFSSMGLGQWFIRQYVLEDDKLSFTSKFLKMQAGLGLLFMVVNILLALVIYPDAQIRILCFILGTNIIFDNFINAIKTLNIAEGEQKKTAVILAADGFLKLLVGCLLFIYPLSTVVLSVLMIVVRLLTVSLFIKVGSSNSISLKLLWQAQIVWEDVKQLVVKNWQFMVIGSISIIYWKIGNIIISKQLSLANVADYEIAFRIFSVLQIVPVVAASTVYPQFIKYYNEGRQADLKGFFHKVFMLYTAFAVLSYAFIYAFSGLIVPLAFGNNYPGAALCMQQMFLTFLLLPTVILQANIIVAIGLEKLDMWFNLLSLVINVIGCLIGLHFYKELYIVNYSIFISFFAFHVLQDVSLIRRKIMTVSHCLLFYVILLGTIVSCWYFSSIMNPYLFFVCFAAILTLVFMLYAFGQKRLNAGGLINEIKL